DNA from Chloroflexota bacterium:
TGGGAGAAACGGGCTATATTGAAATTATCGACCAGAACGGGATTGTCGTTGTCAGAACCGAGCCTGGCCCTGAATTGTCGCCCTTTGAAAAGAGTGACCACAGTGGTCGCTTTGCTGACCTGATACGAGCAGGAAATCCAACCCAGGGCGTCTGTCATACCTGTCACTAGGCCGAGCAAAGGGTTGATAGAAAAGACGTATTAGCTTTCATGCCACTCTCAAAGGCAAACTGGGGGGTAGTTATTCGTCAGTCGGAAGACGAGGCGCTCGCCCCTACTCGTGAACTCCGTCAAAATTTGATTCTATTTGGAATAGTATTGGTTACTGTTGCTCTTCTTTTTGTTGTTATAACTACAAGAGATGTTGGCAGTCGGATTAGGCTGCTTACTGTCGCCTCTAAAAAAATAGCTGAGGGAGACCTGGATGGTCAGGTCGCTAATCTGGGCAGAGATGAGGTCGGCGTATTGAGCCAGACACTCGATGACATGAGACGAAAGCTAAAAACTTCTTACGGAGAGTTAAAGCAAAAAACGCAGGAACTGTCCTCACTGCTTTCTGTTTCTGAGATATTATCATCTGCAATCGACTTGTCGCCCGTTCTTGATGCCGTTGTCGTAAAGGCAGTGGAGGTCGTGCCCAATGCCGACGGTGGTCTATTGCTCTTAGATAGCGATGCACATGGTGCCTTAGTGCTACGATGTATAATCGGTATGAATAAGGACGCTTTTCCTGATATTAATACTGCTCCTGGTAGTGCACCTGGTTCCGATTTGGTTTCAAAGTCAGAAGGTGAGGCGACAAAAGAAACAAGTGCCGTGGAAGAAGCAATTGATACTTTTCTTCGCTCGGAACCTTTTCAGTCTAAAGCGCAAAGTTTTATCTGCGGCAAGGTGTTTGAGCGGAACCGAGTTATAGGAGGTCTCGTTCTAGTTAATTTTAATGATAAGGAAGTGTTCTCAGAATCAGATTACCGCTTACTTCAGGCCATAGCCGATGGCATTGGTATCACTATCGAGAGAGCTCAGCTGGCCAATGAAGCCGAGGAGGCGAGGGCGCTGCATGAAGCGGACCGTCTGAGGTCCCAATTCATTTCTTCGGTTTCGCATGAGCTACGCACACCGCTAACGCTCATAAAGGGTTATTCCACCTCACTACTCCGTAAGGATGCTTCCTGGGAAAGAGAGACGCAGCGTGAATTCCTTCAGATTATAGACGAGAAGACTGATGAGCTGCGTGACCTAATTGATAAAATCTTACAGTCAGCCAAATTGGAAGCCGGTGCGGTGAAATTGGAAAAAGAGCCGCTGCTCATACCTCGGCTGGCTGAAAAAGTGGTAGAAGAGATTTCAACGCGAGCCAAGAAGCATGAGTTCGACCTGTCTTTTGCGCCGAGCTTCCCGGTTGTCGAAGCCGATGTCAGATGTATAGAACAGGTATTAAGGAATCTTCTGGAAAATGCTGTAAAATATTCCCCAGACGGCGGAGTAGCTAAGATATCCGGCAAGGTAATACGGGATAGGGTAATTGTCGAAATAAAGGATAACGGAACGGGTATTCCTCAAGAATACCATGATAAAATCTTCGAAAGGTTCTACCGTGTGGACAGTAATTTGACCCGTGGTACTACCGGAAGCGGGCTCGGGCTCTCTATTGTTAAGGCACATGTTGAAGCTCACGGCGGTGAGGTCTGGTTCAAGAGCGCCGTGGGTAAAGGGAGCACTTTCTATTTCAGTTTGCCCTTGAGCGAGGGCTATGAAGAGGATTAATAATTCGCTAAGAGGGGTGAGATGACCAGGAAACCTAAAATATTACTTGTCGACGATGACCCACAGTTGATTAAACTAGTAAATTCTAACCTAAAAACAGTTGGTTACGAAGTCCTGTTAGCTATGGACGCTCTTTCTGCTATTGATATTATCGATAGGGAAATGCCAGACATGGTCATACTTGATATTATGCTTCCTGGAATAGACGGTTACGGTC
Protein-coding regions in this window:
- a CDS encoding HAMP domain-containing protein; translation: MPLSKANWGVVIRQSEDEALAPTRELRQNLILFGIVLVTVALLFVVITTRDVGSRIRLLTVASKKIAEGDLDGQVANLGRDEVGVLSQTLDDMRRKLKTSYGELKQKTQELSSLLSVSEILSSAIDLSPVLDAVVVKAVEVVPNADGGLLLLDSDAHGALVLRCIIGMNKDAFPDINTAPGSAPGSDLVSKSEGEATKETSAVEEAIDTFLRSEPFQSKAQSFICGKVFERNRVIGGLVLVNFNDKEVFSESDYRLLQAIADGIGITIERAQLANEAEEARALHEADRLRSQFISSVSHELRTPLTLIKGYSTSLLRKDASWERETQREFLQIIDEKTDELRDLIDKILQSAKLEAGAVKLEKEPLLIPRLAEKVVEEISTRAKKHEFDLSFAPSFPVVEADVRCIEQVLRNLLENAVKYSPDGGVAKISGKVIRDRVIVEIKDNGTGIPQEYHDKIFERFYRVDSNLTRGTTGSGLGLSIVKAHVEAHGGEVWFKSAVGKGSTFYFSLPLSEGYEED